In Sphaerospermopsis torques-reginae ITEP-024, the genomic window TTCGATCATCATGGGTAACAAGTAAAATAGTACAATGTTGTTCTTTGGCTAAAGTTTGCATTAAATTAACTACATCTCTACCTGTTTTTTTGTCTAATGCTGCTGTGGGTTCATCGGCTAAAACTATGCTAGGATGACTGACTAATGCACGTGCGATCGCTACTCTTTGTTTTTGTCCTCCAGATAAATTATCAGGATAATAGTTTATTCTTTCACTTAAACCCACTTCTTTTAGTATAGCTTCTGATTTGGAGATCGCTTGTTTTTTACTAATATTTTCATGAAGTTCTATGGACATTTGTACATTTTCTCTTGCTGTTAAAAAAGGCAATAAATTATGTGCCTGAAAAATATAACCAATATGACGACGTATTTGTACTAATTGCTCTTCAC contains:
- a CDS encoding DevA family ABC transporter ATP-binding protein, whose product is MINPSIKIENLNHFYGDKELRKQVLFDINLEIKAGEIVILTGPSGSGKTTLLSLIGALRSVQNGSLQELNQELYGASEEQLVQIRRHIGYIFQAHNLLPFLTARENVQMSIELHENISKKQAISKSEAILKEVGLSERINYYPDNLSGGQKQRVAIARALVSHPSIVLADEPTAALDKKTGRDVVNLMQTLAKEQHCTILLVTHDDRILDIADRVIHMEDGRLEDNTNLLMTTQK